In the genome of Marinobacter antarcticus, one region contains:
- the typA gene encoding translational GTPase TypA — translation MIEKLRNIAIIAHVDHGKTTLVDKLLRLSGTLDRKELENERVMDSNDQEKERGITILAKNTALKWNGYDINIVDTPGHADFGGEVERVMSMVDCVLLVVDSIDGPMPQTRFVTQKAFAAGLRPIVVVNKVDRPGARPDWVVDQVFDLFDSLGATDEQLDFPIVYASALNGVAGLDHEDLSDNMDAVFQAIVDHVPAPAVDMDGPFQMQISQLDYSSFLGVIGIGRIARGKVKTNTPVVAIGADGKKRQGRILKIMGHSGLHRVEVNEAQAGDIVCISGLDQLHISDTLCDMNNVEALPPLTVDEPTVSMTFQVNDSPFCGKEGKYVTSRNIKDRLEKELLYNVALRVEDGESMDKFKVSGRGELHLSVLIENMRRENFELAVGRPEVVIKEVDGVKQEPYEDVIVDIEEQHQGPLMEQMGLRKGDLTNMVPDGKGRMRLEYTIPARGLIGFRNSFLTMTSGTGILTSTFSHYGPIKVGDVTSRQNGVLVSMAKGAALTYSLETLQSRGKLFLDPGQEVYEGQLCGIHSRDNDLVINPTKGKKLDNMRASGKDEVIALVPPIKFTLEQALEFIDDDELVEVTPKSIRLRKKHLTENERKRASKK, via the coding sequence GTGATTGAAAAACTTCGTAATATTGCCATTATTGCCCACGTTGACCATGGTAAAACCACGCTCGTAGACAAGCTGCTGCGCTTGTCCGGCACTCTGGATCGCAAAGAGCTCGAGAACGAGCGCGTCATGGATTCCAACGATCAGGAAAAAGAGCGTGGCATCACCATTTTGGCCAAAAACACTGCGCTGAAATGGAACGGCTACGATATCAATATTGTAGACACCCCGGGCCACGCGGATTTTGGTGGCGAAGTAGAGCGGGTGATGAGCATGGTCGATTGTGTGCTGTTGGTGGTCGATTCCATCGACGGGCCCATGCCGCAGACACGCTTCGTAACCCAGAAAGCGTTCGCGGCCGGGCTGCGCCCAATTGTTGTGGTCAATAAAGTCGATCGCCCGGGCGCGCGCCCGGATTGGGTTGTAGATCAGGTATTCGATCTGTTTGACAGCTTGGGCGCTACCGACGAGCAACTGGACTTTCCCATTGTTTATGCCAGCGCGCTGAACGGTGTTGCCGGTCTGGATCATGAAGACCTCAGTGACAACATGGACGCTGTGTTCCAAGCGATCGTCGATCACGTGCCTGCGCCTGCGGTGGATATGGATGGCCCTTTCCAGATGCAGATCTCGCAGCTGGACTACAGTAGCTTTTTGGGCGTGATCGGTATCGGCCGTATCGCCCGCGGCAAGGTGAAAACCAATACCCCGGTGGTTGCCATCGGCGCAGATGGCAAGAAACGTCAGGGCCGTATTCTGAAGATCATGGGCCACTCCGGTCTGCATCGGGTTGAAGTGAACGAAGCCCAGGCTGGCGACATCGTCTGTATCAGTGGGTTGGATCAGCTGCATATCTCAGACACCCTGTGTGATATGAATAATGTAGAGGCTCTGCCACCGCTGACGGTAGACGAGCCCACCGTGTCCATGACCTTCCAGGTCAACGATTCGCCCTTCTGTGGTAAAGAGGGCAAGTATGTCACCAGCCGTAATATCAAAGATCGTCTGGAAAAAGAGCTGCTGTACAACGTAGCCCTGCGGGTTGAAGACGGTGAATCCATGGACAAATTCAAGGTGTCTGGCCGTGGCGAGCTGCACTTGTCTGTGCTGATTGAAAATATGCGCCGCGAGAACTTCGAGCTGGCGGTAGGCCGCCCTGAAGTGGTCATCAAGGAAGTGGACGGCGTGAAACAGGAGCCGTATGAGGATGTCATCGTCGACATTGAAGAGCAGCATCAGGGCCCTTTGATGGAACAGATGGGCCTGCGTAAAGGCGATCTGACCAACATGGTTCCGGATGGCAAGGGTCGCATGCGTCTTGAATACACCATTCCTGCGCGCGGTCTGATCGGCTTTCGCAATAGCTTCCTGACCATGACGTCCGGCACGGGTATTCTCACCTCAACCTTCAGCCACTATGGGCCGATCAAGGTTGGTGACGTGACCAGTCGCCAGAACGGTGTGCTTGTCTCCATGGCGAAGGGTGCAGCGTTGACCTACTCGCTGGAAACGCTTCAGAGTCGCGGGAAGCTCTTCCTCGATCCTGGCCAGGAAGTTTACGAGGGTCAGCTTTGCGGTATTCACAGCCGTGACAACGATTTGGTGATCAACCCGACCAAAGGTAAGAAGCTCGACAACATGCGGGCCTCCGGCAAGGATGAGGTCATCGCTCTGGTGCCGCCGATCAAGTTCACTCTGGAGCAGGCGCTGGAATTTATTGACGACGACGAACTGGTTGAAGTAACGCCCAAGTCCATTCGGCTGCGCAAGAAGCACCTTACTGAGAACGAACGTAAGCGCGCAAGCAAGAAGTAA
- the glnA gene encoding glutamate--ammonia ligase, protein MSKTVDLIKEHEVKWVDMRFTDSRGKEQHVTIPATEVDEDFFAEGKMFDGSSISGWKGINESDMILMPDDSSSVLDPFTEESTINITCDIVEPSTMQGYERDPRSVARRAEEYLKSTGIADGALFGPEPEFFVFDSAKWKTDMQGSMYSLHSEEAAWVSGDDFDKNNIGHRPGVKGGYFPVPPVDSLHDLRGAMCAAMESMGLVIEVHHHEVGTAGQCEIGVGANTLTKKADEVQILKYCVHNVAHAYGKTATFMPKPVVGDNGSGMHVHMSLNKDGKNLFAGDSYAGLSEMALFYVGGIIKHAKAINAFTNPATNSYKRLVPGYEAPVMLAYSARNRSASIRIPYVTSPKARRVEVRFPDPAANPYLAFAALMMAGLDGIQNKIHPGDAMDKDLYDLPKEEALSIPKVAETLQEALDCLKEDHEFLTRGGVFTEDMIQGYIDLKRGEVERINMTTHPVEFELYYSC, encoded by the coding sequence ATGTCCAAGACAGTTGATTTGATTAAAGAACACGAAGTGAAATGGGTCGATATGCGCTTCACCGACAGCCGGGGCAAAGAACAGCACGTCACCATTCCTGCAACTGAGGTCGATGAGGACTTCTTCGCTGAAGGCAAGATGTTTGACGGCTCCTCCATCTCCGGCTGGAAAGGCATCAACGAATCCGACATGATCCTGATGCCGGACGACAGCAGCTCCGTTCTTGATCCGTTCACCGAAGAAAGCACCATCAACATTACCTGTGACATTGTTGAGCCTTCTACCATGCAAGGCTACGAGCGGGATCCGCGCTCTGTTGCCCGCCGGGCCGAGGAATACCTGAAATCCACCGGTATCGCAGATGGTGCTCTGTTTGGCCCTGAGCCCGAGTTCTTCGTCTTCGATTCTGCAAAGTGGAAAACCGACATGCAGGGTTCCATGTACTCGCTTCACTCAGAAGAAGCAGCGTGGGTCTCCGGCGACGACTTTGACAAAAACAACATTGGCCACCGGCCAGGCGTAAAAGGCGGCTACTTTCCGGTACCTCCGGTGGACAGCCTGCACGACCTGCGTGGCGCCATGTGCGCGGCGATGGAATCCATGGGCCTGGTTATTGAAGTTCATCACCACGAAGTGGGCACTGCGGGCCAGTGTGAAATCGGTGTTGGCGCCAACACGCTGACCAAGAAGGCCGACGAGGTCCAGATCCTGAAATACTGCGTGCACAACGTGGCACACGCCTACGGGAAAACAGCCACCTTCATGCCCAAGCCCGTGGTCGGCGACAACGGTTCCGGCATGCACGTACACATGAGTCTGAACAAAGACGGCAAAAACCTGTTCGCAGGCGACAGCTACGCGGGCCTGAGTGAAATGGCGCTGTTCTACGTTGGCGGCATCATCAAGCACGCCAAAGCTATTAACGCGTTCACCAATCCGGCTACAAACAGCTATAAGCGCCTGGTTCCCGGGTACGAAGCGCCGGTTATGCTGGCTTATTCTGCGCGCAATCGCTCTGCGTCCATCCGCATTCCGTATGTAACCAGCCCGAAAGCCCGCCGTGTCGAAGTGCGCTTCCCTGACCCGGCTGCCAACCCATACCTGGCGTTTGCTGCGCTGATGATGGCCGGCCTGGATGGTATCCAGAACAAGATTCACCCGGGCGATGCCATGGATAAGGATCTGTACGACCTGCCCAAAGAGGAAGCCCTCAGCATCCCGAAGGTTGCTGAAACTCTGCAGGAAGCACTGGATTGCCTGAAGGAAGACCATGAGTTCCTGACCCGTGGCGGCGTCTTCACTGAAGATATGATCCAGGGCTACATCGATCTTAAGCGTGGCGAAGTTGAGCGTATCAACATGACCACTCACCCGGTTGAATTCGAACTGTATTATTCTTGCTAA
- a CDS encoding DUF4124 domain-containing protein: protein MNPRLGMTAGLLLLIAGPVAAEVYRNVDARGNVTFSDEPSKGAETVKVKPVTTITLPKPQNVRETDKLREEVKREGSVYESVSFTYPEDEQAFYSGSGDVRFEMRSTPGLEPEHKYEVTLDGQPVGQSASGAVTVNNIFRGTHEAGIHIVDRNGVQIKSGSPIRFTVHRPSTQN, encoded by the coding sequence ATGAACCCAAGGCTTGGAATGACCGCAGGGCTATTGCTCCTGATCGCAGGGCCCGTGGCCGCAGAGGTTTACCGCAATGTGGATGCCCGGGGCAATGTAACCTTCTCCGACGAACCGTCGAAAGGCGCAGAGACTGTGAAGGTGAAGCCGGTTACGACAATTACCCTCCCCAAACCGCAAAACGTCAGGGAAACCGACAAACTCAGGGAGGAAGTAAAACGGGAAGGCTCGGTTTATGAGAGCGTCTCGTTCACCTACCCTGAAGATGAACAAGCATTCTACAGCGGCAGTGGCGACGTGCGCTTTGAAATGCGCAGCACGCCAGGCCTTGAGCCAGAGCACAAATACGAAGTAACGCTGGATGGTCAGCCAGTTGGCCAGAGCGCTTCCGGCGCTGTGACCGTTAACAATATATTCCGGGGCACACACGAGGCCGGCATTCACATTGTGGACAGAAATGGTGTCCAGATTAAATCCGGCAGCCCAATTCGGTTCACTGTTCATCGCCCTTCTACTCAGAATTAG
- the glnL gene encoding nitrogen regulation protein NR(II) has protein sequence MANSPANANRYKGMLDNLTTAVLVLESDLIIRYLNPAAESLLETSMTHSSGLHLRDILLGAESTLNTLRTAAESGQSYTRRETEFLLASGSQRIVDYTVSLLDQNPAALLVEVQPRDRLLRISREEDLISQQETTRILVRGMAHEIKNPLGGIRGAAQLLDRELTSADQREYTRVIIEEADRLRSLVDRMLGPNKALKPAPTNIHEILERVRTLLEAECKGRVLFYRDYDPSLPEFSGDKEQLIQAVLNIARNAMEAAFESEATLPDGQKTPTITFRTRALRQVTIGPRRHRLVCRIDIIDNGPGITPELRQNIFYPMISGRANGTGLGLSITQSIISQHQGLVECESEPGRTDFIIFLPLEGTS, from the coding sequence ATGGCAAACTCACCAGCCAACGCAAACAGGTACAAGGGCATGCTGGACAACCTCACGACCGCGGTTCTTGTGCTGGAGAGCGATTTGATAATCCGGTATCTGAACCCAGCGGCAGAAAGCCTGCTTGAAACCAGCATGACCCATAGCTCAGGACTTCATCTCCGCGACATCCTTCTTGGTGCAGAGAGCACCCTCAACACCCTGCGCACTGCAGCTGAATCGGGCCAGTCTTACACTCGCCGGGAAACAGAATTCCTTCTGGCTAGCGGTTCACAAAGGATTGTGGACTACACTGTTTCGCTTCTTGACCAAAACCCCGCTGCTCTGCTGGTGGAAGTACAACCTCGGGACCGCCTGCTACGGATAAGCCGGGAAGAAGACCTGATTTCCCAGCAGGAAACCACTCGGATCCTGGTCCGTGGCATGGCCCATGAGATAAAGAACCCCCTCGGGGGCATTCGCGGCGCCGCTCAATTACTCGATCGAGAGCTAACCAGTGCCGACCAGCGCGAATATACCCGGGTAATCATTGAAGAAGCCGATCGCTTGCGCAGCCTTGTTGACCGTATGCTGGGCCCCAACAAAGCACTGAAACCGGCACCTACCAATATTCATGAGATCCTTGAACGGGTACGCACCCTGCTGGAAGCCGAGTGCAAAGGCAGGGTGCTATTCTATAGGGACTACGACCCCAGTCTGCCGGAGTTTTCGGGAGATAAAGAGCAGCTGATCCAGGCCGTTCTCAACATTGCTCGCAATGCGATGGAGGCGGCCTTTGAAAGCGAGGCCACCCTTCCCGATGGCCAAAAAACGCCCACCATTACTTTTCGCACCCGCGCCCTGCGCCAGGTCACTATCGGCCCCAGGCGCCATAGGCTTGTGTGCCGGATAGACATCATCGACAACGGCCCGGGAATCACTCCAGAGCTGCGTCAAAATATTTTCTACCCGATGATCAGCGGCCGCGCCAATGGCACCGGGCTCGGACTGTCCATTACCCAGAGCATCATCAGCCAGCATCAAGGGCTGGTTGAGTGTGAGAGTGAGCCGGGTCGAACAGACTTCATCATCTTCCTACCCCTGGAGGGCACCTCATGA
- the glnG gene encoding nitrogen regulation protein NR(I) → MSQQPANIWIVDDDRSIRWVLERALSQAGMQPTVFESGENIMRRLEREQPDAIISDIRMPGVDGITLLSHIVEAHPDVPVIIMTAHSDLESAVTSYQTGAFEYLPKPFDVDDAVALAKRAVAHSHEKRAVSQPQAETIQHSTEIIGEAPAMQEVFRAIGRLSHSNITVLINGESGTGKELVAQALHNHSPRARHPFIALNMAAIPRDLIESELFGHEKGAFTGATAVRQGRFEQANGGTLFLDEIGDMPGDTQTRLLRVLADGEFYRVGGTTSIKVDVRIIAATHQNLEKLVQSGSFREDLFHRLNVIRVHLPKLAERCEDIPRLMQHFLQRAARELSVEPKILRPEAENYLTTLPWPGNVRQLENTCRWLTVMASGREIHIDDLPPELRHQSETQTTGATWQEGLRNWADQELKRGEKAILGSALPEFEKIMIETALKHTGGRRRDASVLLGWGRNTLTRKINELGMDDIEEE, encoded by the coding sequence ATGAGCCAACAACCCGCCAACATTTGGATCGTCGATGACGATCGCAGCATTCGCTGGGTGCTGGAACGCGCCCTGAGCCAGGCCGGCATGCAGCCCACCGTTTTTGAGAGTGGTGAAAACATCATGAGGCGACTGGAGCGCGAGCAGCCCGACGCCATCATCAGTGATATTCGCATGCCCGGGGTGGATGGCATCACCCTGCTGTCACACATCGTCGAAGCACACCCGGACGTTCCGGTCATCATCATGACCGCTCACTCGGATCTGGAAAGCGCCGTTACCAGTTATCAGACCGGTGCTTTTGAATACCTTCCTAAACCGTTCGATGTAGACGATGCCGTAGCCCTGGCTAAACGGGCTGTCGCTCATAGCCACGAGAAGCGGGCGGTCTCTCAGCCGCAAGCGGAGACCATCCAGCACAGCACCGAGATCATCGGTGAAGCTCCTGCCATGCAGGAAGTTTTCCGTGCTATCGGCCGACTTTCCCACTCCAACATCACCGTCCTGATCAACGGTGAAAGCGGAACAGGGAAAGAGCTAGTTGCCCAGGCGCTGCACAACCACAGCCCCAGGGCCCGACATCCGTTTATAGCCCTTAATATGGCGGCCATTCCTCGGGATCTTATAGAGTCTGAACTCTTCGGCCATGAAAAAGGCGCTTTTACCGGTGCTACTGCGGTACGCCAGGGTCGGTTTGAACAGGCCAACGGTGGCACCCTGTTTCTGGATGAAATCGGGGACATGCCAGGCGATACCCAGACCCGCCTGCTGCGGGTTCTGGCAGATGGCGAGTTCTACCGCGTCGGCGGCACCACGTCCATCAAGGTTGATGTTCGCATCATCGCCGCCACTCACCAGAACCTGGAGAAGCTCGTTCAGTCCGGCTCGTTCCGGGAAGATCTTTTCCACCGACTTAACGTTATCCGTGTGCACCTGCCGAAGCTGGCGGAGCGCTGCGAGGACATTCCCCGATTGATGCAGCACTTCCTGCAAAGGGCCGCCAGAGAACTTTCTGTGGAACCCAAGATCCTGCGCCCAGAAGCAGAAAACTACCTCACAACCCTGCCTTGGCCGGGCAACGTGCGCCAGCTTGAAAACACCTGTCGCTGGCTCACTGTCATGGCCAGCGGCAGAGAGATTCACATTGACGACTTGCCCCCCGAGTTGCGACACCAGAGTGAGACTCAGACCACCGGAGCTACCTGGCAGGAGGGACTCAGGAACTGGGCCGATCAGGAATTAAAAAGGGGAGAAAAGGCAATTCTTGGGTCAGCCCTGCCGGAATTTGAAAAAATCATGATTGAGACCGCTCTGAAACATACCGGGGGGCGTCGCCGGGATGCATCAGTTCTTCTTGGCTGGGGACGGAACACGCTCACGCGCAAAATCAACGAACTGGGTATGGATGACATTGAGGAAGAGTGA
- the ssb gene encoding single-stranded DNA-binding protein produces the protein MARGVNKVILIGNLGQDPDTRYTPNGNAVVNLNIATDESYKDRQTGQLVPKTEWHRVVMFGKIAEVAGQYLRKGSKVYIEGKLQTRKWQNKEGQDVYTTEVVVDINGQMQMLDSRGSDGGGASQSAPAGRPQQSTPAAQPQNSPPPAQSSGYNQSQPSQGSSMPEPVDDFDDDIPF, from the coding sequence ATGGCAAGAGGCGTAAATAAAGTCATCCTTATCGGGAATCTCGGGCAGGATCCGGATACCCGTTATACCCCTAACGGCAATGCCGTGGTGAACCTGAATATTGCTACCGACGAGAGTTACAAGGATCGCCAGACAGGCCAGCTGGTTCCGAAAACGGAATGGCACCGGGTTGTGATGTTTGGAAAGATTGCCGAAGTGGCCGGACAGTATCTGCGCAAAGGTTCCAAGGTCTATATCGAGGGCAAGCTACAGACGCGCAAATGGCAGAACAAAGAAGGCCAGGATGTTTACACCACCGAGGTGGTTGTCGATATTAATGGGCAGATGCAGATGCTGGACAGTCGTGGGAGTGACGGTGGCGGCGCGAGCCAAAGTGCACCTGCCGGACGCCCTCAGCAATCAACACCAGCTGCGCAGCCCCAGAACAGTCCGCCGCCGGCGCAGTCGAGTGGTTATAACCAGAGCCAGCCGTCGCAGGGCAGCAGCATGCCTGAGCCGGTTGATGATTTTGATGACGATATACCGTTTTAG
- a CDS encoding MFS transporter has protein sequence MNTLEKRSVFALASVYAIRMLGLFMVMPVFMLLGDGLEGATPALLGFAIGAYGLSQALLQIPFGLLSDRVGRKRMIYIGLVLFAAGSILAGSTNSIYVVIAGRILQGAGAIASVLMALLSDLTREEERTKAMATVGISIGLSFSVSLVLGPLLGSVWGLSGIFYATAVLSMVALLIVSRVVPTPHQHKISADTHPAKAMLGRVLSDKRLLRLDFGIFSLHLVLTSLFLVFPSVLQNQLGLASGSQWWFYLSVMLTSFLAMVPFIIIGEKKRRMKPVLCGAIALLALATAGLSGVSNSLPVAWVVLFFFFMAFNLLEASLPSLISKEAPAASKGTAMGVYSTSQFMGAFLGGALGGFLLQQFGIEGVVWFMVTVLGLWLLVALTMPAPGYTSGFVVQLRDMVSDQYDEVDGSLRGLPGVQDVVIVENAATAYLKVDRQHFDEALLADFPFVRQGSSS, from the coding sequence ATGAATACGCTGGAAAAACGCTCCGTATTTGCGCTGGCATCCGTTTATGCCATTCGTATGCTCGGGCTGTTTATGGTCATGCCGGTATTCATGCTGCTGGGTGACGGGCTTGAAGGTGCAACGCCGGCTCTGCTTGGCTTTGCCATTGGCGCGTACGGCCTGAGCCAGGCGTTGCTGCAGATACCTTTTGGTCTGCTTTCAGATCGCGTTGGCCGCAAGCGCATGATTTATATAGGCTTGGTTCTTTTTGCCGCGGGCAGCATACTGGCTGGCTCTACGAACTCAATATACGTCGTCATCGCCGGTCGGATTCTTCAGGGCGCTGGGGCTATTGCCAGTGTGCTCATGGCGCTGCTCAGTGACCTAACCCGTGAGGAAGAGCGAACCAAGGCCATGGCGACGGTGGGTATTTCCATCGGACTTTCCTTTTCGGTCTCTCTGGTTCTCGGGCCACTTTTGGGTTCGGTGTGGGGTCTGTCCGGGATCTTCTATGCCACTGCCGTTCTGTCCATGGTCGCGCTGCTTATTGTCAGCCGAGTGGTTCCTACGCCGCACCAGCACAAAATCAGTGCCGACACTCATCCTGCGAAGGCAATGCTGGGGCGCGTCCTGTCTGACAAGCGCCTGTTGCGACTGGATTTCGGGATTTTCTCACTGCATCTGGTGCTGACGTCACTGTTTCTGGTGTTCCCATCTGTTCTGCAGAATCAGCTTGGGCTGGCCAGTGGTTCGCAGTGGTGGTTTTACCTGAGCGTGATGCTTACCTCGTTTTTGGCCATGGTGCCGTTTATCATCATTGGCGAGAAGAAACGCAGAATGAAACCTGTGCTTTGTGGTGCTATTGCTTTGCTTGCGTTGGCAACAGCGGGGCTGTCCGGAGTGTCAAATAGCCTGCCCGTCGCCTGGGTCGTGCTGTTTTTCTTTTTTATGGCCTTCAATCTGCTTGAAGCCAGCCTGCCGTCTCTGATCAGTAAAGAGGCGCCGGCTGCAAGCAAGGGAACGGCCATGGGCGTGTATTCTACCTCGCAGTTTATGGGGGCTTTTCTGGGAGGAGCCCTCGGCGGCTTCCTGCTGCAGCAGTTTGGGATCGAAGGTGTGGTCTGGTTTATGGTCACCGTCCTCGGGCTCTGGTTGCTCGTCGCTCTGACCATGCCTGCGCCGGGCTACACCTCGGGTTTCGTGGTACAGTTGCGGGACATGGTCAGTGACCAGTACGACGAAGTTGATGGCAGTCTGCGCGGCTTGCCGGGTGTGCAGGATGTGGTCATTGTTGAAAACGCTGCCACCGCCTATCTTAAGGTGGATCGACAGCACTTTGATGAGGCGCTACTTGCGGACTTTCCTTTCGTCCGACAGGGTAGCAGTTCTTGA